A DNA window from Arachis hypogaea cultivar Tifrunner chromosome 18, arahy.Tifrunner.gnm2.J5K5, whole genome shotgun sequence contains the following coding sequences:
- the LOC112772820 gene encoding uncharacterized protein, translated as MLGIAACMVVVSVVIYAYKRIMPPPPKGPPVITSPRIKLRDGRHLAYSERGVQRENATYKVILVHGYDSSKDIYLPLSQEVMAELGLYIVTYDRAGYGESDPNPKRNVKSEAFDIQELAEQLHLGSKFYLIGMSIGTYPVWACLKYIPHRLAGVSLVVPVINFWWPYFPPKLVKREFEKQLKRDQWKLRIAHYAPGFVLYWWMTQKFFPRDSISERHPILLNKRDLETMQQMSQVPMPNQHKIRQQGEYESLYRDMMVHFGDWEFDPMELQNPFPQNDEASYVYLWQGHEDKLVPFQLQRFLARQLPWIRYHEVPDGGHFIIHEKYLCEAIFRELLLGEQPKIN; from the exons ATGCTGGGAATAGCAGCATGTATGGTGGTAGTGAGTGTTGTAATTTATGCATATAAAAGAATAATGCCTCCTCCACCAAAGGGTCCTCCTGTTATTACTTCACCAAGAATTAAGCTGAGAGATGGTAGACACTTGGCTTATAGCGAGAGGGGGGTCCAGAGAGAAAATGCTACATACAAGGTCATTCTTGTTCATGGCTATGATAGCTCCAAGGATATCTATTTGCCTCTTTCTCAA GAAGTGATGGCAGAGCTGGGTTTGTACATTGTGACATATGACAGAGCAGGGTATGGAGAAAGTGATCCAAATCCAAAGCGCAATGTGAAGAGTGAAGCATTTGATATTCAAGAACTTGCTGAGCAGTTGCACCTGGGTTCTAAATTCTATCTTATTGGGATGTCCATTGGAACATACCCTGTCTGGGCCTGTCTCAAATACATACCCCACAG GCTAGCTGGTGTGTCACTAGTAGTTCCTGTGATAAATTTCTGGTggccttattttcctccaaaattggTGAAGCGGGAATTTGAGAAGCAACTTAAAAGGGACCAATGGAAACTGCGGATTGCCCACTATGCCCCTGGATTTGTGCTTTATTGGTGGATGACCCAGAAGTTCTTCCCTCGTGATTCTATATCTGAGAGACACCCTATACTTCTTAACAAACGAGACCTGGAAACTATGCAGCAAATGTCACAAGTACCTATGCCCAATCAG CATAAGATACGGCAGCAAGGTGAATATGAATCCTTGTATCGAGATATGATGGTGCATTTTGGAGACTGGGAATTTGACCCTATGGAGCTTCAAAATCCATTCCCACAAAATGATGAGGCTTCTTATGTGTATCTATGGCAGGGTCATGAAGACAAGCTTGTTCCATTTCAGCTACAAAGGTTCCTTGCAAGGCAACTACCTTGGATAAGGTACCATGAAGTTCCGGATGGTGGACATTTCATCATTCATGAAAAGTACTTGTGTGAAGCTATTTTTAGAGAACTTTTGCTTGGAGAACAaccaaaaattaattaa
- the LOC112772728 gene encoding uncharacterized protein, with protein MKRFGHHLKLLFSDKKPSQSQTKQLCRGFCQGTKVVSPNQDDFAMISPRIKLRDGRHLAYLERGVSKDVAKYKIIIVHGFGSSKEMNFLAPQELIDELGIYLLQYDRAGYGESDPNPKRSLKSEALDIQELADQLELGPQFYVIGVSMGSYATWSCLQYLPHRLAGLALIAPVINYKWPSLPKSLIREDYRRKLVQWARWLASYCPKLLHWWVTQKWLPSAAVIEKNPAFFNKSDIDILKTLPGFPMLTKDSLREQVVFDTLRHDWRVAFGKWEFDPLKLTNPFPHSTSSSVHIWQGYEDKVVPSQLQRFVSGKLPWIHYHEVPDGGHLIVYYRGLCEAILRALLLGQEYIAYRPNKSALFALNGVEEDPTCRDHLTLPLHTPKD; from the exons ATGAAAAGATTCGGACATCACCTTAAACTATTGTTCAGTGATAAGAAACCATCACAATCTCAGACAAAACAACTCTGCAGAGGTTTCTGTCAG GGGACTAAGGTTGTTTCTCCAAACCAAGATGATTTTGCTATGATTTCACCAAGAATTAAACTCAGAGATGGGAGGCACCTGGCTTATCTTGAGAGAGGGGTTTCTAAGGATGTGGCAAAGTACAAGATCATCATTGTCCATGGTTTTGGAAGCTCCAAAGAGATGAACTTTCTCGCACCCCAA gaACTAATAGATGAACTAGGCATATATCTGCTGCAATATGACCGAGCTGGGTATGGAGAAAGTGATCCAAATCCCAAACGCTCGCTCAAAAGTGAAGCACTTGACATTCAAGAACTTGCTGATCAGTTAGAGTTAGGGCCACAGTTCTATGTCATTGGAGTCTCAATGGGTTCATATGCTACATGGAGTTGCCTTCAGTACTTACCCCACAG GCTTGCAGGGTTGGCACTGATAGCACCAGTGATCAATTACAAGTGGCCTTCACTTCCCAAGAGtctaataagagaggattataGAAGGAAACTTGTGCAATGGGCTAGGTGGCTTGCAAGCTATTGTCCTAAGCTATTGCATTGGTGGGTAACTCAAAAGTGGCTGCCTTCAGCTGCTGTCATTGAAAAGAACCCAGCTTTCTTCAACAAGAGTGATATTGATATTCTAAAAACACTCCCTGGCTTCCCAATGCTTACCAAG GACAGCTTAAGGGAACAAGTTGTATTTGACACACTTAGGCATGATTGGAGGGTTGCTTTTGGAAAATGGGAATTTGACCCTTTAAAGCTCACGAATCCATTCCCTCACAGCACAAGTTCTTCAGTTCACATATGGCAGGGATATGAAGACAAGGTTGTGCCATCTCAACTTCAGAGGTTTGTGTCAGGGAAGCTTCCATGGATACATTATCATGAAGTTCCAGATGGTGGACATTTAATTGTGTACTATAGGGGATTATGTGAGGCCATATTAAGGGCACTCTTACTTGGACAAGAATACATTGCATATAGGCCTAATAAGTCAGCATTATTTGCACTCAATGGGGTTGAGGAGGATCCTACTTGTAGGGATCATTTAACCCTACCTCTTCATACTCCAAAGGACTAG
- the LOC112772658 gene encoding ABSCISIC ACID-INSENSITIVE 5-like protein 1, whose product MQQTTMAVSGTKTISHETLTQELLQSEAAEPVSKQNSILSLTLDEIQCKSGKSFGSMSMDEFLASIWSSEDNNNNNNNNTNQTLHDEQASQHIMKSAGTKTEQQQQGSFCVIPSPICKKTVEEVWSEIHKDQEPQQRDESNNIGMNEALRKQQTLGEMTLEDFLIKAGVVQESKLTSKSRVATTTIMPLVFQNHVSNIASSNRPMDPSYAVRSPMGVGFPSQQNLGNHGTNNNGLGTYPILLQNNNSSTRLLDSSVGSSRKRVIDGPPEVVVERRQRRMLKNRESAARSRARRQAYTVELEAELNVLKEENENLKQILDEAELKRKQEISQRKHTTKAQKRTEKLREIRRTISAAW is encoded by the exons ATGCAACAAACAACAATGGCAGTTTCTGGAACAAAAACCATTTCTCATGAAACCCTTACACAAGAATTGTTACAATCAGAAGCAGCAGAACCAGTGAGCAAGCAGAACTCAATCCTCTCACTCACACTTGATGAGATCCAATGCAAGAGTGGTAAGAGCTTTGGATCCATGAGCATGGATGAATTCTTAGCCAGCATTTGGAGCTCtgaggacaacaacaacaacaacaacaacaacacaaaTCAAACCCTTCATGATGAACAAGCTTCTCAACACATCATGAAAAGTGCTGGAACAAAaacagaacaacaacaacaaggttCATTCTGTGTCATCCCATCTCCAATTTGCAAGAAAACTGTGGAGGAAGTTTGGTCTGAGATCCACAAAGACCAAGAACCACAACAAAGGGATGAATCTAACAACATTGGAATGAATGAGGCACTTAGAAAGCAACAAACACTTGGGGAAATGACATTGGAGGATTTTCTAATTAAAGCTGGTGTTGTACAAGAATCAAAATTAACATCAAAATCAAGAGTTGCTACTACAACAATAATGCCTTTAGTATTTCAGAATCATGTTAGCAACATTGCAAGTAGTAATAGACCAATGGATCCAAGTTATGCAGTGAGGTCTCCTATGGGAGTAGGATTCCCTAGCCAACAAAATCTTGGGAACCATGGGACTAATAACAATGGACTTGGAACATATCCAATTTTGTTACAGAATAATAATAGCTCCACAAGGCTTCTGGACTCGAGCGTGGGCAGCAGCAGGAAGAGGGTAATTGATGGTCCTCCAGAAGTGGTGGTAGAGCGAAGGCAGCGCAGAATGTTGAAGAATCGAGAATCTGCTGCAAGATCACGGGCGAGAAGACAG GCATATACGGTTGAGCTAGAAGCAGAGCTGAATGTGCTAAAGGAAGAGAATGAGAATCTAAAACAAATTCTG GATGAAGCAGAGCTCAAGAGGAAACAAGAG ATTTCACAGAGGAAGCACACAACAAAGGCACAAAAGAGGACAGAAAAATTGAGGGAAATAAGAAGGACTATTAGTGCAGCTTGGTGA